In a single window of the Centroberyx gerrardi isolate f3 chromosome 17, fCenGer3.hap1.cur.20231027, whole genome shotgun sequence genome:
- the mtres1 gene encoding mitochondrial transcription rescue factor 1 isoform X1, with protein MVIGWRASMQSLLVQALALRQLGRLNPRQLLTPGYGLRRTEWCPRTIHTRQLWGCSAFPTAGSHRPAVRGRDAVRSWSVHQLRFKSNKKKGAARATQEEEEDEDERDPEDTDYEDEVEDPNVPKDYKDLEKYVQSFRYDVIMKAGLDMARNKIEDAFYSNKLRLNGQKLIKKSKSVKVGDTLDLVLSENRETNTVTLMRVILRKVLGESNDAEKYKVALRRWKSVELSKEDAFKP; from the exons ATGGTTATTG GGTGGAGAGCCAGCATGCAGAGTTTGTTGGTACAGGCACTCGCCCTGAGGCAGCTAGGAAGGCTGAACCCCCGCCAGCTGCTGACTCCTGGATACGGACTGAGGCGGACTGAATGGTGCCCCAGGACCATACACACACGCCAGCTTTGGGGCTGCTCGGCTTTCCCCACAGCGGGCTCTCACAGGCCCGCTGTCCGTGGCAGAGACGCTGTCAGGAGTTGGTCTGTCCATCAGCTGAGGTTCAAAAGCAACAAGAAGAAAGGTGCTGCCAGGGcaacacaggaggaggaggaagatgaggacgAGCGAGACCCTGAGGACACCGACTATGAAGACGAGGTTGAGGACCCCAATGTACCAAAGGACTACAAAGACTTGGAGAAATATGTGCAGTCCTTTCGCTATGACGTCATCATGAAAGCCGGCCTGGACATGGCACGCAA TAAAATTGAAGATGCGTTCTACAGCAACAAGCTCAGGCTAAATGGACAGAAACTCATCAAGAAAAGTAAATCG GTGAAAGTTGGGGACACATTAGACCTGGTACTGTCAGAGAACCGAGAAACAAACACCGTTACTCTGATGAGGGTCATCCTCAGGAAGGTGTTGGGTGAATCCAATGACGCAGAGAAGTACAAAGTTGCTCTAAGGCGCTGGAAAAGTGTCGAGCTCTCCAAGGAGGACGCCTTCAAGCCATGA
- the mtres1 gene encoding mitochondrial transcription rescue factor 1 isoform X2, protein MQSLLVQALALRQLGRLNPRQLLTPGYGLRRTEWCPRTIHTRQLWGCSAFPTAGSHRPAVRGRDAVRSWSVHQLRFKSNKKKGAARATQEEEEDEDERDPEDTDYEDEVEDPNVPKDYKDLEKYVQSFRYDVIMKAGLDMARNKIEDAFYSNKLRLNGQKLIKKSKSVKVGDTLDLVLSENRETNTVTLMRVILRKVLGESNDAEKYKVALRRWKSVELSKEDAFKP, encoded by the exons ATGCAGAGTTTGTTGGTACAGGCACTCGCCCTGAGGCAGCTAGGAAGGCTGAACCCCCGCCAGCTGCTGACTCCTGGATACGGACTGAGGCGGACTGAATGGTGCCCCAGGACCATACACACACGCCAGCTTTGGGGCTGCTCGGCTTTCCCCACAGCGGGCTCTCACAGGCCCGCTGTCCGTGGCAGAGACGCTGTCAGGAGTTGGTCTGTCCATCAGCTGAGGTTCAAAAGCAACAAGAAGAAAGGTGCTGCCAGGGcaacacaggaggaggaggaagatgaggacgAGCGAGACCCTGAGGACACCGACTATGAAGACGAGGTTGAGGACCCCAATGTACCAAAGGACTACAAAGACTTGGAGAAATATGTGCAGTCCTTTCGCTATGACGTCATCATGAAAGCCGGCCTGGACATGGCACGCAA TAAAATTGAAGATGCGTTCTACAGCAACAAGCTCAGGCTAAATGGACAGAAACTCATCAAGAAAAGTAAATCG GTGAAAGTTGGGGACACATTAGACCTGGTACTGTCAGAGAACCGAGAAACAAACACCGTTACTCTGATGAGGGTCATCCTCAGGAAGGTGTTGGGTGAATCCAATGACGCAGAGAAGTACAAAGTTGCTCTAAGGCGCTGGAAAAGTGTCGAGCTCTCCAAGGAGGACGCCTTCAAGCCATGA
- the bend3 gene encoding BEN domain-containing protein 3 isoform X2, with amino-acid sequence MGTFQMKQCLRKSKNMSKTLRRRRRTLQFVSQLKDLEDLLGPRRLVNGHLQRWALTQTNPPAARESEFQVRRQLIEESSRREPLCLTTTGEKRDCGQEKSRVSYRKPLFSISHRITEKRITPSLEQQASQGGEHRLSYSSILSPKLLSPEENGPFEAFPTTGTSGQASSTDSSLYPLIEKMFFILNTLNSSMTQLHSKVDLLSLEVMRIKKQIKPAEMVTEFQPPPEYLLTSDELNQLMEQTSSAGELGCRLLVHLFPELFRAKECSQGCMASKRTLDSLHLQLIRNYVEVCFPLVKNNNVWQDECLHQINDFFNRFWAQRDMESARLHRKQAITGAGIKAEHAQTCRFINEEGQEEHISLDSQPNNLAVSDLAFDTQATEDLDEFSSPEDFVIFLIHRLFPEVFEEGKMPEGSSSFSSVGQLILDSDKMEIIRKYMEANFPDVPEDSWLQVCIQRMEDALEGPHSNGNGSEPDNINDESYDLASLPEDVSIIKVPDLGDYERPSRRSKKSLLAPVDFDNLEIPPPDFSVPQECLLSKEQLKNNYDCSLSIGNFASRLLVLMFPELFTHENTRKHYNCSGSLGKKQLDPVRVNLIRHYVQLLYPRAKNDRVWMLEFVGKLDERCRRRDTEQRRSYLQQRKVYGQESEQDAGDFLCQLNQLNPDSMREDPDIPSLPPEKSSKDFCKIPLDELTVSIPDFPVPSVYLLSDTEVREIVQQSLSVGNFAARLLVRLFPELFTQENLRLQYNHSGACNKKQLDPVRLRLIRHYVEAVYPVDKMEEVWHYECVPSIDERCRRPNRKKCDILKKAKRSSTVS; translated from the exons ATGGGGACATTTCAGATGAAGCAATGCTTGAGAAAG AGCAAAAACATGTCCAAGACATtaaggaggagacggaggacTTTGCAATTTGTGAGCCAGCTGAAGGACTTGGAGGATCTCCTGGGGCCACGGAGGCTGGTAAACGGACATCTGCAGAGATGGGCTCTGACACAAACCAATCCACCAGCAGCAAGAGAGTCAGAGTTTCAAGTGAG GCGGCAGTTGATAGAGGAGAGCAGCCGACGTGAGCCGCTATGTCTGACCACAACTGGAGAGAAGAGGGACTGTGGCCAGGAGAAATCCAGAGTCTCCTATAGAAAGCCTCTGTTCAGCATCTCCCATAGGATCACAGAGAAGAGGATCACACCGAGTCTGGAGCAGCAGGCCAGTCAAGGCGGAGAGCATCGGCTCAGCTACAGCAGCATCCTCTCACCCAAGCTCCTCAGTCCGGAGGAAAATGGCCCGTTTGAGGCCTTCCCCACCACAGGCACATCGGGCCAAGCCTCGTCAACGGACTCCAGCCTTTATCCGCTgattgagaaaatgtttttcatcCTCAACACCCTCAATTCAAGCATGACGCAGCTGCACAGCAAAGTGGACTTACTCTCCCTCGAAGTCATGCGGATAAAGAAGCAGATCAAACCAGCTGAGATGGTGACAGAGTTCCAGCCGCCTCCAGAGTATCTGCTGACAAGTGATGAATTAAATCAGCTGATGGAGCAGACGTCCAGTGCGGGGGAGCTTGGGTGTCGGTTGCTGGTGCACCTCTTCCCAGAGCTGTTCAGAGCCAAGGAGTGCTCTCAAGGCTGCATGGCGAGCAAGAGAACACTGGACTCTCTCCATCTGCAGCTGATACGTAACTATGTTGAGGTATGCTTCCCTTTGGTCAAGAATAACAATGTCTGGCAGGACGAGTGCCTCCATCAGATTAATGACTTCTTTAATCGCTTCTGGGCCCAGAGGGACATGGAGAGTGCTCGGTTGCACAGGAAGCAGGCAATCACAGGTGCTGGGATAAAGGCTGAGCACGCCCAAACCTGCCGTTTCATTAATGAAGAGGGTCAGGAGGAGCACATCTCTCTAGATAGCCAGCCGAACAACCTGGCTGTGTCGGACCTTGCTTTTGACACTCAAGCCACGGAGGACCTGGATGAGTTCTCCTCCCCCGAGGACTTTGTTATTTTTCTCATACACCGTCTCTTCCCTGAGGTTTTTGAAGAAGGAAAAATGCCAGAAGGCTCCAGCAGTTTCAGTAGTGTGGGGCAGCTGATTCTGGACTCTGACAAGATGGAAATAATAAGGAAGTATATGGAAGCAAATTTTCCTGACGTGCCTGAGGACAGCTGGCTCCAGGTGTGCATTCAGCGTATGGAAGATGCACTAGAGGGTCCTCACAGTAACGGCAATGGGAGTGAACCTGACAATATCAATGATGAGAGCTACGACCTGGCCAGCCTTCCTGAAGATGTTTCTATCATCAAGGTTCCTGACTTGGGTGATTACGAAAGGCCCAGTCGCAGGTCCAAAAAGTCTCTGCTTGCACCTGTGGATTTTGACAATCTGGAGATTCCTCCACCAGACTTTAGTGTTCCCCAGGAGTGTCTCTTGTCCAAGGAGCAGCTGAAGAACAACTACGACTGTAGCTTGTCCATAGGGAACTTTGCTTCTCGGCTGTTGGTGCTGATGTTCCCCGAGCTCTTCACCCACGAGAACACACGGAAGCATTACAACTGCAGCGGTTCACTGGGAAAGAAACAGCTCGACCCTGTTCGCGTCAACCTGATCCGCCACTATGTGCAGTTGCTCTACCCACGGGCCAAGAACGACAGAGTGTGGATGTTGGAATTTGTGGGCAAACTTGACGAGCGGTGCAGACGACGTGACACAGAACAGAGGAGGTCGTACCTGCAGCAGCGCAAAGTCTACGGTCAAGAGTCAGAGCAAGACGCTGGGGACTTTCTTTGCCAGCTGAACCAACTTAATCCAGATAGCATGAGAGAGGATCCAGATATTCCCTCATTACCCCCTGAGAAAAGTAGCAAAGACTTCTGCAAGATTCCCCTGGATGAACTGACGGTATCCATACCCGACTTCCCCGTACCTTCAGTCTACCTGCTCTCAGACACAGAGGTGCGGGAAATCGTCCAGCAGAGTCTCTCTGTTGGGAACTTTGCTGCCCGCCTGTTGGTGCGCCTCTTCCCTGAGCTCTTCACCCAGGAGAACCTGCGGCTTCAGTACAACCACTCAGGGGCCTGCAACAAGAAGCAGCTTGACCCAGTGCGCCTCAGGCTGATACGTCACTATGTGGAGGCAGTGTATCCTGTGGATAAGATGGAGGAGGTGTGGCACTATGAATGTGTGCCGAGCATCGACGAACGCTGCCGGCGCCCCAATCGCAAGAAGTGTGACATACTGAAGAAGGCCAAGAGATCAAGCACTGTGTCCTAG
- the bend3 gene encoding BEN domain-containing protein 3 isoform X1 yields the protein MNSSEYGDISDEAMLEKEQKHVQDIKEETEDFAICEPAEGLGGSPGATEAGKRTSAEMGSDTNQSTSSKRVRVSSETRRQLIEESSRREPLCLTTTGEKRDCGQEKSRVSYRKPLFSISHRITEKRITPSLEQQASQGGEHRLSYSSILSPKLLSPEENGPFEAFPTTGTSGQASSTDSSLYPLIEKMFFILNTLNSSMTQLHSKVDLLSLEVMRIKKQIKPAEMVTEFQPPPEYLLTSDELNQLMEQTSSAGELGCRLLVHLFPELFRAKECSQGCMASKRTLDSLHLQLIRNYVEVCFPLVKNNNVWQDECLHQINDFFNRFWAQRDMESARLHRKQAITGAGIKAEHAQTCRFINEEGQEEHISLDSQPNNLAVSDLAFDTQATEDLDEFSSPEDFVIFLIHRLFPEVFEEGKMPEGSSSFSSVGQLILDSDKMEIIRKYMEANFPDVPEDSWLQVCIQRMEDALEGPHSNGNGSEPDNINDESYDLASLPEDVSIIKVPDLGDYERPSRRSKKSLLAPVDFDNLEIPPPDFSVPQECLLSKEQLKNNYDCSLSIGNFASRLLVLMFPELFTHENTRKHYNCSGSLGKKQLDPVRVNLIRHYVQLLYPRAKNDRVWMLEFVGKLDERCRRRDTEQRRSYLQQRKVYGQESEQDAGDFLCQLNQLNPDSMREDPDIPSLPPEKSSKDFCKIPLDELTVSIPDFPVPSVYLLSDTEVREIVQQSLSVGNFAARLLVRLFPELFTQENLRLQYNHSGACNKKQLDPVRLRLIRHYVEAVYPVDKMEEVWHYECVPSIDERCRRPNRKKCDILKKAKRSSTVS from the exons ATGAATTCCTCTGAGTATGGGGACATTTCAGATGAAGCAATGCTTGAGAAAG AGCAAAAACATGTCCAAGACATtaaggaggagacggaggacTTTGCAATTTGTGAGCCAGCTGAAGGACTTGGAGGATCTCCTGGGGCCACGGAGGCTGGTAAACGGACATCTGCAGAGATGGGCTCTGACACAAACCAATCCACCAGCAGCAAGAGAGTCAGAGTTTCAAGTGAG ACCAGGCGGCAGTTGATAGAGGAGAGCAGCCGACGTGAGCCGCTATGTCTGACCACAACTGGAGAGAAGAGGGACTGTGGCCAGGAGAAATCCAGAGTCTCCTATAGAAAGCCTCTGTTCAGCATCTCCCATAGGATCACAGAGAAGAGGATCACACCGAGTCTGGAGCAGCAGGCCAGTCAAGGCGGAGAGCATCGGCTCAGCTACAGCAGCATCCTCTCACCCAAGCTCCTCAGTCCGGAGGAAAATGGCCCGTTTGAGGCCTTCCCCACCACAGGCACATCGGGCCAAGCCTCGTCAACGGACTCCAGCCTTTATCCGCTgattgagaaaatgtttttcatcCTCAACACCCTCAATTCAAGCATGACGCAGCTGCACAGCAAAGTGGACTTACTCTCCCTCGAAGTCATGCGGATAAAGAAGCAGATCAAACCAGCTGAGATGGTGACAGAGTTCCAGCCGCCTCCAGAGTATCTGCTGACAAGTGATGAATTAAATCAGCTGATGGAGCAGACGTCCAGTGCGGGGGAGCTTGGGTGTCGGTTGCTGGTGCACCTCTTCCCAGAGCTGTTCAGAGCCAAGGAGTGCTCTCAAGGCTGCATGGCGAGCAAGAGAACACTGGACTCTCTCCATCTGCAGCTGATACGTAACTATGTTGAGGTATGCTTCCCTTTGGTCAAGAATAACAATGTCTGGCAGGACGAGTGCCTCCATCAGATTAATGACTTCTTTAATCGCTTCTGGGCCCAGAGGGACATGGAGAGTGCTCGGTTGCACAGGAAGCAGGCAATCACAGGTGCTGGGATAAAGGCTGAGCACGCCCAAACCTGCCGTTTCATTAATGAAGAGGGTCAGGAGGAGCACATCTCTCTAGATAGCCAGCCGAACAACCTGGCTGTGTCGGACCTTGCTTTTGACACTCAAGCCACGGAGGACCTGGATGAGTTCTCCTCCCCCGAGGACTTTGTTATTTTTCTCATACACCGTCTCTTCCCTGAGGTTTTTGAAGAAGGAAAAATGCCAGAAGGCTCCAGCAGTTTCAGTAGTGTGGGGCAGCTGATTCTGGACTCTGACAAGATGGAAATAATAAGGAAGTATATGGAAGCAAATTTTCCTGACGTGCCTGAGGACAGCTGGCTCCAGGTGTGCATTCAGCGTATGGAAGATGCACTAGAGGGTCCTCACAGTAACGGCAATGGGAGTGAACCTGACAATATCAATGATGAGAGCTACGACCTGGCCAGCCTTCCTGAAGATGTTTCTATCATCAAGGTTCCTGACTTGGGTGATTACGAAAGGCCCAGTCGCAGGTCCAAAAAGTCTCTGCTTGCACCTGTGGATTTTGACAATCTGGAGATTCCTCCACCAGACTTTAGTGTTCCCCAGGAGTGTCTCTTGTCCAAGGAGCAGCTGAAGAACAACTACGACTGTAGCTTGTCCATAGGGAACTTTGCTTCTCGGCTGTTGGTGCTGATGTTCCCCGAGCTCTTCACCCACGAGAACACACGGAAGCATTACAACTGCAGCGGTTCACTGGGAAAGAAACAGCTCGACCCTGTTCGCGTCAACCTGATCCGCCACTATGTGCAGTTGCTCTACCCACGGGCCAAGAACGACAGAGTGTGGATGTTGGAATTTGTGGGCAAACTTGACGAGCGGTGCAGACGACGTGACACAGAACAGAGGAGGTCGTACCTGCAGCAGCGCAAAGTCTACGGTCAAGAGTCAGAGCAAGACGCTGGGGACTTTCTTTGCCAGCTGAACCAACTTAATCCAGATAGCATGAGAGAGGATCCAGATATTCCCTCATTACCCCCTGAGAAAAGTAGCAAAGACTTCTGCAAGATTCCCCTGGATGAACTGACGGTATCCATACCCGACTTCCCCGTACCTTCAGTCTACCTGCTCTCAGACACAGAGGTGCGGGAAATCGTCCAGCAGAGTCTCTCTGTTGGGAACTTTGCTGCCCGCCTGTTGGTGCGCCTCTTCCCTGAGCTCTTCACCCAGGAGAACCTGCGGCTTCAGTACAACCACTCAGGGGCCTGCAACAAGAAGCAGCTTGACCCAGTGCGCCTCAGGCTGATACGTCACTATGTGGAGGCAGTGTATCCTGTGGATAAGATGGAGGAGGTGTGGCACTATGAATGTGTGCCGAGCATCGACGAACGCTGCCGGCGCCCCAATCGCAAGAAGTGTGACATACTGAAGAAGGCCAAGAGATCAAGCACTGTGTCCTAG